The Cellulophaga sp. L1A9 genome window below encodes:
- a CDS encoding NUDIX domain-containing protein, which yields MKNGTVKNITKKLLSDNWYRLDKYFFEYQREDDTWEKQEREVYDCGDAAAILLIHKERASVILTKQFRMPAYQNGVATGMLVEVCAGLLDGDTPEDCIRKEVLEETGYQISDVSKVFGSFMVPGTVKQKVHFFTGYIDDTMKVSKGGGAEDETENIEVLDIPFSSAYDMIATGEIVDGKSIMLLQYLKIQHLSKG from the coding sequence TTGAAAAACGGTACTGTAAAAAACATAACAAAAAAACTCTTATCAGATAACTGGTATCGGTTAGATAAATATTTTTTTGAATATCAAAGGGAAGATGATACTTGGGAAAAACAAGAGCGTGAAGTATATGATTGTGGCGATGCTGCAGCTATTCTTTTGATTCATAAAGAAAGAGCATCAGTAATTTTAACCAAACAGTTTCGAATGCCTGCGTATCAAAACGGAGTGGCTACAGGAATGCTGGTTGAGGTTTGCGCTGGTCTTCTAGATGGAGACACCCCAGAAGATTGTATTAGAAAAGAAGTTTTAGAAGAGACTGGATACCAAATCTCTGATGTCAGTAAAGTTTTTGGGAGCTTTATGGTACCAGGAACGGTAAAGCAAAAAGTTCATTTTTTCACAGGCTATATTGATGATACAATGAAGGTCAGTAAAGGTGGTGGCGCAGAAGATGAAACCGAAAATATAGAAGTGTTAGATATTCCATTCTCTTCGGCTTATGATATGATTGCTACAGGAGAAATTGTGGATGGGAAGTCCATCATGTTGTTACAATATTTAAAAATTCAGCATCTTTCTAAGGGTTAA
- a CDS encoding D-alanyl-D-alanine carboxypeptidase/D-alanyl-D-alanine-endopeptidase has translation MQRILYSLLIISLLCSCSATNIKKIKKETQQTLVAPLFDNQFLGVFIYDPSSKDTIVQYNSKKYFTPASNTKIATLYTALKILPKKIPALKYYTTVDTVYIEGTGDPSFLHSYFKDSTVLKFLQPYHHIKLHLNNFDAAAYGPGWAWEDYDAYFQPERSPFPIYGNVVSVFKKDSLTVIPPFFKKDVKELLAPKAREHYQNTFYYNPDKKDTLETPFMVDSTLVRTLLEKAINKKINLVNTFPKVEKQILFSVSTDSVLKRMMAVSDNFLAEQLLVLVSTTLSDTLSSRKAQDYILKNNLSDLKQQPRWVDGSGLSRYNLFTPESLVHVLLKMYHEEPQERLFNLFPVGGVSGTLKGSYAGTNRPYMYAKSGSLGNIYCLSGYLLTKSGKTLIFSFMNNHYKQPSAEIKKQMQLVFEKLRDNY, from the coding sequence TGATTATCAGCCTATTATGTAGCTGTTCAGCTACAAATATTAAGAAAATTAAGAAGGAAACACAACAAACACTTGTTGCGCCTTTATTCGATAATCAGTTCCTAGGAGTATTCATTTACGACCCGTCAAGTAAGGATACTATTGTCCAATACAATAGCAAAAAATATTTTACACCTGCTAGTAATACAAAAATTGCAACCCTCTATACGGCACTAAAAATACTCCCTAAAAAAATCCCTGCGCTAAAATATTACACCACTGTAGATACGGTTTATATTGAAGGCACTGGCGACCCTAGCTTTTTACACTCCTATTTTAAAGATAGTACCGTTCTTAAATTTTTACAACCGTACCATCACATCAAACTTCACTTAAATAATTTTGATGCTGCTGCATATGGTCCTGGATGGGCTTGGGAAGATTACGATGCTTATTTTCAACCAGAACGTTCTCCTTTTCCTATATATGGTAATGTAGTGTCTGTTTTTAAAAAGGATTCATTAACTGTTATTCCTCCATTTTTCAAAAAAGACGTGAAGGAACTATTAGCACCAAAGGCTCGTGAACACTATCAAAATACATTTTATTATAATCCTGATAAAAAGGACACCCTAGAAACTCCTTTTATGGTAGATTCTACATTGGTTAGAACACTTTTAGAAAAAGCAATAAACAAGAAAATAAATCTTGTAAATACATTTCCAAAAGTTGAAAAACAAATTCTATTTAGTGTCTCTACAGATTCTGTTTTAAAAAGAATGATGGCCGTCAGCGATAATTTTTTAGCAGAACAACTTCTTGTTTTAGTAAGCACTACCCTATCTGACACTTTAAGTAGTAGAAAAGCACAAGATTATATTTTAAAAAATAATCTTTCCGATTTAAAACAACAACCGAGATGGGTAGATGGTTCTGGGCTCTCTAGATATAATTTATTCACCCCAGAATCCTTAGTACATGTCCTTCTAAAAATGTATCATGAGGAACCACAAGAGCGCTTGTTTAACCTATTCCCTGTAGGCGGAGTTTCTGGCACCCTCAAAGGTTCGTATGCAGGAACCAACCGACCTTATATGTATGCAAAATCTGGATCCTTAGGTAATATCTATTGTTTGAGTGGTTATTTACTAACCAAATCTGGTAAAACTCTAATTTTTAGTTTTATGAATAACCACTACAAACAACCTTCTGCAGAAATAAAAAAACAAATGCAGCTCGTATTCGAAAAATTAAGAGATAATTACTAA